Proteins encoded within one genomic window of Panicum virgatum strain AP13 chromosome 1N, P.virgatum_v5, whole genome shotgun sequence:
- the LOC120655171 gene encoding kinesin-like protein KIN-14D isoform X2, protein MKSSSLENAPTQSLLGVVNSILDESIERKNGQIPYRTASLLRKVIVEIERRISTQAGHIRNQNNLIKAREEKYQSRIRVLEALACGARGQTHVERDKLEGKGQLAEDDMARLMQYEEDLVRLMKEKEDMIWLLKEKEDMIRLLKEKEDMVRLLKIKEDAGNLNNDKMDRLLKEKDDTVVRLTKEKDDMVRLLKDKEDIIRLMKEKEDMVNVKDVTVEDTQRATDESKRLLKEKDAIVVRLTKEKEDMISLLKEKEAAIRIMKEKEDMVNVKDVTVEDTQRATDESKWLLKEKDAIVVQLTKEKEDMISLLKEKEATIRIMKEKEDLVNIAGGVVSDRKQEIDDDRDRLIKENNDALARLTMEKENITKLLKEKEDVIRLMKEKEDKAVMKKGNVEDRKQATVEDADRSMEEKGDIIRLMKEKEDYSNTIMKLKQELESLRSSHEESSKLLESKKGDVVKLLTDKEMDENIILKLKQELEATKKLHEAQSQQLETKAAKVSKELEQRIKEIELMLEDSTKRRIELEESAESRIQFWKQKQIVVNKFVGLQIKNAQDLRLSSVSIRHEILNCQKRWFEELAGLGQNLKVVTNAAEKYHAALADNRKLFNEIQELKGNIRVYCRIRPFRPWEDEKSTSVEHIGENGELVLSNPTKKGKEGGKNFTFNRVFGPTTTQDMVFKDIQPLIRSVLDGYNVCIFAYGQTGSGKTYTMMGPENAEEKEWGVNYRALNDLFNISHDRRDTIKYELGVQMVEIYNEQIRDLLGSGGSQKKLGIQNTTQPNGLAVPDATMCPVNSTSHVIELMQTGHNNRSMSATALNERSSRSHSVVTIHVQGQDLKTGNTLRGALHLVDLAGSERVDRSAVTGDRLKEAQHINKSLAALGDVIFSLSQKNAHVPYRNSKLTQVLQTSLGGHAKTLMFVQVNPDVASYTETLSTLKFAERVSGVELGVARTNKEGKDVRELMDQLALLKDTILKKDDEIDRLQLLNSSTSRPKSTKNGDSLMKHSSSSPGMTSLGKVASFGSGAASDPDNLSDTSDRHSEAGSLLSTDENQQLGQSSANPEVSALGDVELDGRLSDVSDGGISAGAETDSSVNNVVDQEEKTSSAGKERLVKAVNRVQKLTVPKVGQASSLRPKPRDPSVPKSSVATGVRRSTTTQATAPARTSSTSKRGP, encoded by the exons ATGAAATCTTCCAGCTTGGAG AATGCTCCCACCCAGTCACTTTTGGGTGTTGTGAACAGCATCCTCGATGAGAGCATCGAGAGGAAGAATGGACAAATACCTTAT CGCACTGCTTCCCTTTTGAGGAAGGTCATAGTGGAGATTGAAAGGCGTATTTCTACTCAGGCTGGGCATATACGAAAC CAAAATAACCTGATTAAAGCTCGCGAAGAGAAGTATCAGTCAAGGATAAGAGTGCTAGAAGCCCTGGCTTGTGGGGCACGTGGGCAAACACAT GTAGAGAGAGACAAACTTGAAGGAAAGGGGCAACTAGCAGAGGATGATATGGCTAGATTAATGCAGTATGAGGAAGACTTAGTAAGATTGatgaaagaaaaggaagatatGATTTGGTTGCTGAAAGAGAAGGAAGATATGATCAGGTTGCTGAAGGAAAAGGAAGATATGGTTAGACTGTTGAAGATAAAGGAAGACGCGGGCAActtgaataatgacaaaatggaTAGGTTACTTAAGGAGAAGGATGATACTGTAGTTAGATTGACAAAAGAGAAGGACGACATGGTTCGGTTATTGAAGGATAAGGAGGATATAATTAGGCTAATGAAGGAGAAGGAAGACATGGTTAATGTGAAAGATGTCACAGTTGAAGATACACAGAGAGCAACAGATGAGAGCAAACGGTTACTTAAGGAAAAGGATGCTATTGTTGTTCGATTGACAAAAGAGAAGGAAGACATGATTAGTTTGTTGAAGGAAAAGGAAGCTGCAATTAGAATAATGAAGGAGAAGGAAGACATGGTTAATGTGAAAGATGTCACAGTTGAAGATACACAGAGAGCAACAGATGAGAGCAAATGGTTACTTAAGGAAAAGGATGCTATTGTTGTTCAATTGACAAAAGAGAAGGAAGACATGATTAGTTTGTTGAAGGAAAAGGAAGCTACAATTAGAATAATGAAGGAGAAGGAAGATCTGGTCAACATAGCTGGTGGTGTGGTTAGCGATAGGAAGCAAGAAATAGATGACGATAGAGACAGGTTGATCAAGGAGAACAACGATGCCCTTGCTAGGTTAACAATGGAGAAGGAAAATATTACTAAGTTGCTAAAAGAGAAGGAGGATGTGATTAGATTGATGAAGGAGAAAGAAGATAAAGCTGTCATGAAGAAAGGCAATGTTGAAGACAGAAAACAGGCAACAGTTGAAGATGCAGACAGGTCAATGGAGGAGAAGGGCGACATAATTAGGCTGATGAAAGAGAAGGAGGATTATAGCAATACAATTATGAAACTTAAGCAGGAATTGGAATCATTAAGATCATCACATGAGGAGAGCAGCAAATTGTTAGAATCTAAGAAGGGAGATGTAGTTAAGCTTCTCACAGACAAGGAAATGGATGAAAATATAATTTTGAAACTCAAGCAAGAACTTGAGGCAACCAAAAAGTTGCATGAGGCACAAAGTCAGCAACTAGAGACCAAAGCTGCCAAAGTAAGTAAGGAGTTGGAACAGAGGATAAAAGAAATAGAACTCATGTTAGAAGATTCTACCAAGAGGAGAATAGAACTTGAGGAATCAGCTGAATCTAGAATCCAATTTTGGAAGCAGAAGCAAATAGTGGTAAACAAATTTGTTGGTTTGCAAATAAAGAATGCTCAG GATTTGAGGCTATCTTCTGTTTCCATTAGACATGAAATCCTAAATTGTCAAAAAAGATGGTTTGAAGAACTAGCAGGCCTTG GACAAAACCTTAAGGTGGTGACAAATGCTGCGGAAAAATATCATGCAGCTCTTGCAGATAATAGAAAATTATTCAATGAGATCCAAGAACTGAAAG GAAATATCAGAGTTTATTGCCGGATAAGACCTTTTCGACCCTGGGAGGATGAGAAGTCCACTTCAGTTGAACATATTGGTGAGAACGGTGAACTGGTTTTATCAAACCCTacaaagaaaggaaaggaaggaGGAAAGAATTTCACATTCAACAGAGTTTTTGGCCCTACAACTACACAAG ATATGGTCTTCAAGGATATTCAACCACTaattagatctgttcttgatGGCTACAATGTTTGCATTTTCGCATATGGCCAAACTGGATCAGGAAAAACATATACTATG ATGGGACCTGAAAACGCAGAAGAGAAGGAATGGGGTGTCAATTATCGAGCACTGAATGACCTTTTCAATATCTCCCATGATCGGCGAGACACAATTAAGTATGAACTTGGCGTTCAAATGGTTGAGATCTACAATGAGCAGATCCGTGATCTCCTTGGTAGTGGTGGTTCACAGAAGAA GCTAGGGATTCAGAATACCACCCAGCCCAATGGACTCGCAGTTCCTGATGCAACAATGTGTCCTGTTAATTCGACCTCTCATGTTATTGAGCTAATGCAAACAGGACACAACAATAGATCCATGAGTGCAACAGCCTTGAATGAGAGAAGCAGCAGGTCTCACAG TGTTGTGACCATCCATGTACAAGGTCAGGATTTGAAAACCGGAAACACATTGCGTGGTGCTCTGCATCTTGTGGACCTTGCTGGCAGTGAAAGGGTGGATCGATCTGCGGTTACAGGAGACAGGCTCAAAGAAGCACAACACATTAACAAGTCTTTGGCTGCTCTTGGGGATGTTATATTTTCTTTGTCACAAAAGAATGCTCATGTACCATACAGAAATAGCAAGCTTACACAAGTCTTACAAACTTCTTTGG GTGGGCATGCAAAGACCCTAATGTTTGTGCAAGTCAACCCAGATGTTGCATCGTACACAGAGACTTTAAGTACACTGAAATTTGCTGAACGTGTGTCTGGGGTGGAATTAGGTGTTGCAAGGACCAATAAGGAGGGAAAGGATGTCAGAGAACTAATGGATCAG CTTGCGCTGCTCAAGGATACCATTTTAAAGAAGGATGATGAAATTGATCGGCTGCAATTACTCAATAGTAGTACCTCCCGACCGAAGTCCACAAAAAATGGTGACTCCCTGATGAAGCATTCATCCTCTTCTCCAGGCATGACCTCCCTAGGAAAGGTGGCAAGCTTTGGCAGTGGGGCTGCTTCTGATCCTGACAACTTATCTGACACCAGTGACAGGCATTCTGAGGCTGGGTCCCTGCTCTCAACTGATGAAAATCAACAGCTGGGTCAGAGCTCTGCTAATCCTGAGGTTTCTGCCCTCGGTGATGTTGAATTAGACGGAAGGTTAAGTGATGTATCAGATGGTGGTATATCAGCAGGTGCAGAAACTGACAGTTCAGTGAACAACGTTGTGGACCAAGAAGAGAAAACATCTAGTGCTGGAAAAGAGCGGTT AGTCAAAGCAGTAAATCGAGTCCAGAAGCTAACAGTCCCAAAAGTAGGTCAAGCATCAAGCTTGCGGCCTAAACCAAGAGATCCTTCTGTTCCTAAATCTTCAG TGGCAACAGGTGTGCGAAGAAGTACAACCACTCAAGCAACTGCCCCAGCAAGAACTAGTAGCACTTCAAAACGAGGACCATAG
- the LOC120655171 gene encoding kinesin-like protein KIN-14D isoform X1, with protein MSLRDPDAAPPDPSARRRPDAVEWLRSLFPDVRLPPQATDDDLRAALANGRLLCALLRRLLPGALLDDATSDNLGRFRAAVERMGVPTFSAYDLERGELSAVVTCVLALKDRFSSRLDEDQRSSTFLTRCDSEGGRRNMESKLQRVLSSPVMSEPYSPSFGADAYFPSRVFQLKQGYSDLPGCKISDLMKSSSLENAPTQSLLGVVNSILDESIERKNGQIPYRTASLLRKVIVEIERRISTQAGHIRNQNNLIKAREEKYQSRIRVLEALACGARGQTHVERDKLEGKGQLAEDDMARLMQYEEDLVRLMKEKEDMIWLLKEKEDMIRLLKEKEDMVRLLKIKEDAGNLNNDKMDRLLKEKDDTVVRLTKEKDDMVRLLKDKEDIIRLMKEKEDMVNVKDVTVEDTQRATDESKRLLKEKDAIVVRLTKEKEDMISLLKEKEAAIRIMKEKEDMVNVKDVTVEDTQRATDESKWLLKEKDAIVVQLTKEKEDMISLLKEKEATIRIMKEKEDLVNIAGGVVSDRKQEIDDDRDRLIKENNDALARLTMEKENITKLLKEKEDVIRLMKEKEDKAVMKKGNVEDRKQATVEDADRSMEEKGDIIRLMKEKEDYSNTIMKLKQELESLRSSHEESSKLLESKKGDVVKLLTDKEMDENIILKLKQELEATKKLHEAQSQQLETKAAKVSKELEQRIKEIELMLEDSTKRRIELEESAESRIQFWKQKQIVVNKFVGLQIKNAQDLRLSSVSIRHEILNCQKRWFEELAGLGQNLKVVTNAAEKYHAALADNRKLFNEIQELKGNIRVYCRIRPFRPWEDEKSTSVEHIGENGELVLSNPTKKGKEGGKNFTFNRVFGPTTTQDMVFKDIQPLIRSVLDGYNVCIFAYGQTGSGKTYTMMGPENAEEKEWGVNYRALNDLFNISHDRRDTIKYELGVQMVEIYNEQIRDLLGSGGSQKKLGIQNTTQPNGLAVPDATMCPVNSTSHVIELMQTGHNNRSMSATALNERSSRSHSVVTIHVQGQDLKTGNTLRGALHLVDLAGSERVDRSAVTGDRLKEAQHINKSLAALGDVIFSLSQKNAHVPYRNSKLTQVLQTSLGGHAKTLMFVQVNPDVASYTETLSTLKFAERVSGVELGVARTNKEGKDVRELMDQLALLKDTILKKDDEIDRLQLLNSSTSRPKSTKNGDSLMKHSSSSPGMTSLGKVASFGSGAASDPDNLSDTSDRHSEAGSLLSTDENQQLGQSSANPEVSALGDVELDGRLSDVSDGGISAGAETDSSVNNVVDQEEKTSSAGKERLVKAVNRVQKLTVPKVGQASSLRPKPRDPSVPKSSVATGVRRSTTTQATAPARTSSTSKRGP; from the exons ATGTCCCTCCGCGACCCCGATGCCGCGCCGCCGGACCCAT cggcgaggcggcggccggacgCCGTCGAGTGGCTGCGCTCCCTGTTCCCGGACGTGCGCCTGCCGCCGCAGGCCACCGACGACGACCTGCGCGCCGCGCTCGCCAATGGTAGGCTGCTCTGCGCGCTCCTGCGCCGGCTCCTGCCCGGCGCGTTGCTGGACGACGCCACCTCCGACAACCTCGGCAGgttccgcgccgccgtcgagcggatGGGCGTGCCCACCTTCAGCGCCTACGACCTCGAGAGG GGGGAGCTGTCGGCCGTCGTTACCTGCGTTCTTGCTTTGAAGGACCGGTTCTCGTCGCGCCTAGACGAAGACCAACGCAGCTCTACCTTCCTCACCAGGTGTGACAGCGAAGGAGGCCGGAGGAACATGGAATCTAAGCTGCAAAGGGTACTGTCAAGCCCCGTCATGTCAG AGCCATACTCTCCTTCCTTTGGAGCTGATGCCTATTTTCCGTCACGGGTATTTCAGCTGAAACAAGGATATTCTGATCTACCGGGTTGTAAAATTTCAGACTTGATGAAATCTTCCAGCTTGGAG AATGCTCCCACCCAGTCACTTTTGGGTGTTGTGAACAGCATCCTCGATGAGAGCATCGAGAGGAAGAATGGACAAATACCTTAT CGCACTGCTTCCCTTTTGAGGAAGGTCATAGTGGAGATTGAAAGGCGTATTTCTACTCAGGCTGGGCATATACGAAAC CAAAATAACCTGATTAAAGCTCGCGAAGAGAAGTATCAGTCAAGGATAAGAGTGCTAGAAGCCCTGGCTTGTGGGGCACGTGGGCAAACACAT GTAGAGAGAGACAAACTTGAAGGAAAGGGGCAACTAGCAGAGGATGATATGGCTAGATTAATGCAGTATGAGGAAGACTTAGTAAGATTGatgaaagaaaaggaagatatGATTTGGTTGCTGAAAGAGAAGGAAGATATGATCAGGTTGCTGAAGGAAAAGGAAGATATGGTTAGACTGTTGAAGATAAAGGAAGACGCGGGCAActtgaataatgacaaaatggaTAGGTTACTTAAGGAGAAGGATGATACTGTAGTTAGATTGACAAAAGAGAAGGACGACATGGTTCGGTTATTGAAGGATAAGGAGGATATAATTAGGCTAATGAAGGAGAAGGAAGACATGGTTAATGTGAAAGATGTCACAGTTGAAGATACACAGAGAGCAACAGATGAGAGCAAACGGTTACTTAAGGAAAAGGATGCTATTGTTGTTCGATTGACAAAAGAGAAGGAAGACATGATTAGTTTGTTGAAGGAAAAGGAAGCTGCAATTAGAATAATGAAGGAGAAGGAAGACATGGTTAATGTGAAAGATGTCACAGTTGAAGATACACAGAGAGCAACAGATGAGAGCAAATGGTTACTTAAGGAAAAGGATGCTATTGTTGTTCAATTGACAAAAGAGAAGGAAGACATGATTAGTTTGTTGAAGGAAAAGGAAGCTACAATTAGAATAATGAAGGAGAAGGAAGATCTGGTCAACATAGCTGGTGGTGTGGTTAGCGATAGGAAGCAAGAAATAGATGACGATAGAGACAGGTTGATCAAGGAGAACAACGATGCCCTTGCTAGGTTAACAATGGAGAAGGAAAATATTACTAAGTTGCTAAAAGAGAAGGAGGATGTGATTAGATTGATGAAGGAGAAAGAAGATAAAGCTGTCATGAAGAAAGGCAATGTTGAAGACAGAAAACAGGCAACAGTTGAAGATGCAGACAGGTCAATGGAGGAGAAGGGCGACATAATTAGGCTGATGAAAGAGAAGGAGGATTATAGCAATACAATTATGAAACTTAAGCAGGAATTGGAATCATTAAGATCATCACATGAGGAGAGCAGCAAATTGTTAGAATCTAAGAAGGGAGATGTAGTTAAGCTTCTCACAGACAAGGAAATGGATGAAAATATAATTTTGAAACTCAAGCAAGAACTTGAGGCAACCAAAAAGTTGCATGAGGCACAAAGTCAGCAACTAGAGACCAAAGCTGCCAAAGTAAGTAAGGAGTTGGAACAGAGGATAAAAGAAATAGAACTCATGTTAGAAGATTCTACCAAGAGGAGAATAGAACTTGAGGAATCAGCTGAATCTAGAATCCAATTTTGGAAGCAGAAGCAAATAGTGGTAAACAAATTTGTTGGTTTGCAAATAAAGAATGCTCAG GATTTGAGGCTATCTTCTGTTTCCATTAGACATGAAATCCTAAATTGTCAAAAAAGATGGTTTGAAGAACTAGCAGGCCTTG GACAAAACCTTAAGGTGGTGACAAATGCTGCGGAAAAATATCATGCAGCTCTTGCAGATAATAGAAAATTATTCAATGAGATCCAAGAACTGAAAG GAAATATCAGAGTTTATTGCCGGATAAGACCTTTTCGACCCTGGGAGGATGAGAAGTCCACTTCAGTTGAACATATTGGTGAGAACGGTGAACTGGTTTTATCAAACCCTacaaagaaaggaaaggaaggaGGAAAGAATTTCACATTCAACAGAGTTTTTGGCCCTACAACTACACAAG ATATGGTCTTCAAGGATATTCAACCACTaattagatctgttcttgatGGCTACAATGTTTGCATTTTCGCATATGGCCAAACTGGATCAGGAAAAACATATACTATG ATGGGACCTGAAAACGCAGAAGAGAAGGAATGGGGTGTCAATTATCGAGCACTGAATGACCTTTTCAATATCTCCCATGATCGGCGAGACACAATTAAGTATGAACTTGGCGTTCAAATGGTTGAGATCTACAATGAGCAGATCCGTGATCTCCTTGGTAGTGGTGGTTCACAGAAGAA GCTAGGGATTCAGAATACCACCCAGCCCAATGGACTCGCAGTTCCTGATGCAACAATGTGTCCTGTTAATTCGACCTCTCATGTTATTGAGCTAATGCAAACAGGACACAACAATAGATCCATGAGTGCAACAGCCTTGAATGAGAGAAGCAGCAGGTCTCACAG TGTTGTGACCATCCATGTACAAGGTCAGGATTTGAAAACCGGAAACACATTGCGTGGTGCTCTGCATCTTGTGGACCTTGCTGGCAGTGAAAGGGTGGATCGATCTGCGGTTACAGGAGACAGGCTCAAAGAAGCACAACACATTAACAAGTCTTTGGCTGCTCTTGGGGATGTTATATTTTCTTTGTCACAAAAGAATGCTCATGTACCATACAGAAATAGCAAGCTTACACAAGTCTTACAAACTTCTTTGG GTGGGCATGCAAAGACCCTAATGTTTGTGCAAGTCAACCCAGATGTTGCATCGTACACAGAGACTTTAAGTACACTGAAATTTGCTGAACGTGTGTCTGGGGTGGAATTAGGTGTTGCAAGGACCAATAAGGAGGGAAAGGATGTCAGAGAACTAATGGATCAG CTTGCGCTGCTCAAGGATACCATTTTAAAGAAGGATGATGAAATTGATCGGCTGCAATTACTCAATAGTAGTACCTCCCGACCGAAGTCCACAAAAAATGGTGACTCCCTGATGAAGCATTCATCCTCTTCTCCAGGCATGACCTCCCTAGGAAAGGTGGCAAGCTTTGGCAGTGGGGCTGCTTCTGATCCTGACAACTTATCTGACACCAGTGACAGGCATTCTGAGGCTGGGTCCCTGCTCTCAACTGATGAAAATCAACAGCTGGGTCAGAGCTCTGCTAATCCTGAGGTTTCTGCCCTCGGTGATGTTGAATTAGACGGAAGGTTAAGTGATGTATCAGATGGTGGTATATCAGCAGGTGCAGAAACTGACAGTTCAGTGAACAACGTTGTGGACCAAGAAGAGAAAACATCTAGTGCTGGAAAAGAGCGGTT AGTCAAAGCAGTAAATCGAGTCCAGAAGCTAACAGTCCCAAAAGTAGGTCAAGCATCAAGCTTGCGGCCTAAACCAAGAGATCCTTCTGTTCCTAAATCTTCAG TGGCAACAGGTGTGCGAAGAAGTACAACCACTCAAGCAACTGCCCCAGCAAGAACTAGTAGCACTTCAAAACGAGGACCATAG
- the LOC120655171 gene encoding kinesin-like protein KIN-14D isoform X3 produces MSLRDPDAAPPDPSARRRPDAVEWLRSLFPDVRLPPQATDDDLRAALANGRLLCALLRRLLPGALLDDATSDNLGRFRAAVERMGVPTFSAYDLERGELSAVVTCVLALKDRFSSRLDEDQRSSTFLTRCDSEGGRRNMESKLQRVLSSPVMSEPYSPSFGADAYFPSRVFQLKQGYSDLPGCKISDLMKSSSLENAPTQSLLGVVNSILDESIERKNGQIPYRTASLLRKVIVEIERRISTQAGHIRNQNNLIKAREEKYQSRIRVLEALACGARGQTHVERDKLEGKGQLAEDDMARLMQYEEDLVRLMKEKEDMIWLLKEKEDMIRLLKEKEDMVRLLKIKEDAGNLNNDKMDRLLKEKDDTVVRLTKEKDDMVRLLKDKEDIIRLMKEKEDMVNVKDVTVEDTQRATDESKRLLKEKDAIVVRLTKEKEDMISLLKEKEAAIRIMKEKEDMVNVKDVTVEDTQRATDESKWLLKEKDAIVVQLTKEKEDMISLLKEKEATIRIMKEKEDLVNIAGGVVSDRKQEIDDDRDRLIKENNDALARLTMEKENITKLLKEKEDVIRLMKEKEDKAVMKKGNVEDRKQATVEDADRSMEEKGDIIRLMKEKEDYSNTIMKLKQELESLRSSHEESSKLLESKKGDVVKLLTDKEMDENIILKLKQELEATKKLHEAQSQQLETKAAKVSKELEQRIKEIELMLEDSTKRRIELEESAESRIQFWKQKQIVVNKFVGLQIKNAQDLRLSSVSIRHEILNCQKRWFEELAGLGQNLKVVTNAAEKYHAALADNRKLFNEIQELKGNIRVYCRIRPFRPWEDEKSTSVEHIGENGELVLSNPTKKGKEGGKNFTFNRVFGPTTTQDMVFKDIQPLIRSVLDGYNVCIFAYGQTGSGKTYTMMGPENAEEKEWGVNYRALNDLFNISHDRRDTIKYELGVQMVEIYNEQIRDLLGSGGSQKKLGIQNTTQPNGLAVPDATMCPVNSTSHVIELMQTGHNNRSMSATALNERSSRSHSVVTIHVQGQDLKTGNTLRGALHLVDLAGSERVDRSAVTGDRLKEAQHINKSLAALGDVIFSLSQKNAHVPYRNSKLTQVLQTSLGGHAKTLMFVQVNPDVASYTETLSTLKFAERVSGVELGVARTNKEGKDVRELMDQA; encoded by the exons ATGTCCCTCCGCGACCCCGATGCCGCGCCGCCGGACCCAT cggcgaggcggcggccggacgCCGTCGAGTGGCTGCGCTCCCTGTTCCCGGACGTGCGCCTGCCGCCGCAGGCCACCGACGACGACCTGCGCGCCGCGCTCGCCAATGGTAGGCTGCTCTGCGCGCTCCTGCGCCGGCTCCTGCCCGGCGCGTTGCTGGACGACGCCACCTCCGACAACCTCGGCAGgttccgcgccgccgtcgagcggatGGGCGTGCCCACCTTCAGCGCCTACGACCTCGAGAGG GGGGAGCTGTCGGCCGTCGTTACCTGCGTTCTTGCTTTGAAGGACCGGTTCTCGTCGCGCCTAGACGAAGACCAACGCAGCTCTACCTTCCTCACCAGGTGTGACAGCGAAGGAGGCCGGAGGAACATGGAATCTAAGCTGCAAAGGGTACTGTCAAGCCCCGTCATGTCAG AGCCATACTCTCCTTCCTTTGGAGCTGATGCCTATTTTCCGTCACGGGTATTTCAGCTGAAACAAGGATATTCTGATCTACCGGGTTGTAAAATTTCAGACTTGATGAAATCTTCCAGCTTGGAG AATGCTCCCACCCAGTCACTTTTGGGTGTTGTGAACAGCATCCTCGATGAGAGCATCGAGAGGAAGAATGGACAAATACCTTAT CGCACTGCTTCCCTTTTGAGGAAGGTCATAGTGGAGATTGAAAGGCGTATTTCTACTCAGGCTGGGCATATACGAAAC CAAAATAACCTGATTAAAGCTCGCGAAGAGAAGTATCAGTCAAGGATAAGAGTGCTAGAAGCCCTGGCTTGTGGGGCACGTGGGCAAACACAT GTAGAGAGAGACAAACTTGAAGGAAAGGGGCAACTAGCAGAGGATGATATGGCTAGATTAATGCAGTATGAGGAAGACTTAGTAAGATTGatgaaagaaaaggaagatatGATTTGGTTGCTGAAAGAGAAGGAAGATATGATCAGGTTGCTGAAGGAAAAGGAAGATATGGTTAGACTGTTGAAGATAAAGGAAGACGCGGGCAActtgaataatgacaaaatggaTAGGTTACTTAAGGAGAAGGATGATACTGTAGTTAGATTGACAAAAGAGAAGGACGACATGGTTCGGTTATTGAAGGATAAGGAGGATATAATTAGGCTAATGAAGGAGAAGGAAGACATGGTTAATGTGAAAGATGTCACAGTTGAAGATACACAGAGAGCAACAGATGAGAGCAAACGGTTACTTAAGGAAAAGGATGCTATTGTTGTTCGATTGACAAAAGAGAAGGAAGACATGATTAGTTTGTTGAAGGAAAAGGAAGCTGCAATTAGAATAATGAAGGAGAAGGAAGACATGGTTAATGTGAAAGATGTCACAGTTGAAGATACACAGAGAGCAACAGATGAGAGCAAATGGTTACTTAAGGAAAAGGATGCTATTGTTGTTCAATTGACAAAAGAGAAGGAAGACATGATTAGTTTGTTGAAGGAAAAGGAAGCTACAATTAGAATAATGAAGGAGAAGGAAGATCTGGTCAACATAGCTGGTGGTGTGGTTAGCGATAGGAAGCAAGAAATAGATGACGATAGAGACAGGTTGATCAAGGAGAACAACGATGCCCTTGCTAGGTTAACAATGGAGAAGGAAAATATTACTAAGTTGCTAAAAGAGAAGGAGGATGTGATTAGATTGATGAAGGAGAAAGAAGATAAAGCTGTCATGAAGAAAGGCAATGTTGAAGACAGAAAACAGGCAACAGTTGAAGATGCAGACAGGTCAATGGAGGAGAAGGGCGACATAATTAGGCTGATGAAAGAGAAGGAGGATTATAGCAATACAATTATGAAACTTAAGCAGGAATTGGAATCATTAAGATCATCACATGAGGAGAGCAGCAAATTGTTAGAATCTAAGAAGGGAGATGTAGTTAAGCTTCTCACAGACAAGGAAATGGATGAAAATATAATTTTGAAACTCAAGCAAGAACTTGAGGCAACCAAAAAGTTGCATGAGGCACAAAGTCAGCAACTAGAGACCAAAGCTGCCAAAGTAAGTAAGGAGTTGGAACAGAGGATAAAAGAAATAGAACTCATGTTAGAAGATTCTACCAAGAGGAGAATAGAACTTGAGGAATCAGCTGAATCTAGAATCCAATTTTGGAAGCAGAAGCAAATAGTGGTAAACAAATTTGTTGGTTTGCAAATAAAGAATGCTCAG GATTTGAGGCTATCTTCTGTTTCCATTAGACATGAAATCCTAAATTGTCAAAAAAGATGGTTTGAAGAACTAGCAGGCCTTG GACAAAACCTTAAGGTGGTGACAAATGCTGCGGAAAAATATCATGCAGCTCTTGCAGATAATAGAAAATTATTCAATGAGATCCAAGAACTGAAAG GAAATATCAGAGTTTATTGCCGGATAAGACCTTTTCGACCCTGGGAGGATGAGAAGTCCACTTCAGTTGAACATATTGGTGAGAACGGTGAACTGGTTTTATCAAACCCTacaaagaaaggaaaggaaggaGGAAAGAATTTCACATTCAACAGAGTTTTTGGCCCTACAACTACACAAG ATATGGTCTTCAAGGATATTCAACCACTaattagatctgttcttgatGGCTACAATGTTTGCATTTTCGCATATGGCCAAACTGGATCAGGAAAAACATATACTATG ATGGGACCTGAAAACGCAGAAGAGAAGGAATGGGGTGTCAATTATCGAGCACTGAATGACCTTTTCAATATCTCCCATGATCGGCGAGACACAATTAAGTATGAACTTGGCGTTCAAATGGTTGAGATCTACAATGAGCAGATCCGTGATCTCCTTGGTAGTGGTGGTTCACAGAAGAA GCTAGGGATTCAGAATACCACCCAGCCCAATGGACTCGCAGTTCCTGATGCAACAATGTGTCCTGTTAATTCGACCTCTCATGTTATTGAGCTAATGCAAACAGGACACAACAATAGATCCATGAGTGCAACAGCCTTGAATGAGAGAAGCAGCAGGTCTCACAG TGTTGTGACCATCCATGTACAAGGTCAGGATTTGAAAACCGGAAACACATTGCGTGGTGCTCTGCATCTTGTGGACCTTGCTGGCAGTGAAAGGGTGGATCGATCTGCGGTTACAGGAGACAGGCTCAAAGAAGCACAACACATTAACAAGTCTTTGGCTGCTCTTGGGGATGTTATATTTTCTTTGTCACAAAAGAATGCTCATGTACCATACAGAAATAGCAAGCTTACACAAGTCTTACAAACTTCTTTGG GTGGGCATGCAAAGACCCTAATGTTTGTGCAAGTCAACCCAGATGTTGCATCGTACACAGAGACTTTAAGTACACTGAAATTTGCTGAACGTGTGTCTGGGGTGGAATTAGGTGTTGCAAGGACCAATAAGGAGGGAAAGGATGTCAGAGAACTAATGGATCAG GCATGA